In Pseudomonas lalkuanensis, the following are encoded in one genomic region:
- a CDS encoding quaternary amine ABC transporter ATP-binding protein — protein MQSGKIVVQNLYKVFGQQPQEAIDLLKQGWSKEKILAERGAVIGVSDVSFSVNEGEIFVLMGLSGSGKSTLIRLINRLIEPTAGDVFIDGQNVAKLPKSQLIDLRRRDMSMVFQSFALMPSRCVLDNAAFGLEVAGKGKKEREKRAMEVLEQVGLASFAHKYPHELSGGMQQRVGLARALAVDPSMIIMDEAFSALDPLKRREMQDVLLDLQKKHSRTIIFVSHDIEEAMRIGSRIGIMEGGKLIQVGTPQEIIENPANEYVRNFFNTVDTSRYLTAGQLKSDSVPLFVHNGKAPDAQTVCQKLQAMDKHYAFIVDEKNNFRGSISLEKIALLVEGGRTLDLEQSLLKHIDPVPEDLPLDSVIQRLVINEGPIPVVDQSGRYSGAISKGRLLSRLRGE, from the coding sequence ATGCAGTCTGGAAAGATCGTGGTTCAAAACCTCTACAAGGTTTTCGGGCAACAACCACAAGAAGCAATCGATCTACTCAAGCAAGGCTGGAGCAAGGAAAAGATCCTGGCCGAACGTGGCGCCGTGATCGGCGTCAGCGATGTGTCCTTCAGCGTCAACGAGGGTGAGATCTTCGTGCTGATGGGCCTGTCGGGTTCGGGCAAGTCGACCCTGATCCGTCTGATCAACCGTCTCATCGAACCCACCGCTGGCGATGTGTTCATCGACGGCCAGAACGTCGCCAAGCTGCCCAAGTCGCAATTGATCGACCTGCGCCGCCGCGACATGAGCATGGTGTTCCAGTCCTTCGCCCTGATGCCGTCGCGCTGCGTGCTGGACAACGCAGCCTTCGGCCTGGAAGTGGCCGGCAAGGGCAAGAAGGAACGCGAGAAGCGCGCCATGGAAGTGCTGGAGCAGGTGGGTCTGGCCAGCTTCGCCCACAAGTATCCCCATGAGCTCTCGGGTGGCATGCAGCAGCGCGTCGGCCTGGCCCGCGCCCTGGCCGTGGACCCGTCGATGATCATCATGGACGAGGCCTTCTCCGCGCTCGACCCGCTCAAGCGCCGCGAAATGCAGGACGTGCTGCTGGACCTGCAGAAGAAGCACAGCCGCACCATCATCTTCGTGTCCCACGACATCGAAGAGGCCATGCGTATCGGTTCGCGCATCGGCATCATGGAAGGCGGCAAGCTGATCCAGGTGGGCACGCCCCAGGAGATCATCGAGAACCCCGCCAACGAATACGTGCGCAACTTCTTCAACACGGTCGACACCAGCCGCTACCTCACCGCCGGCCAGCTCAAATCCGACAGCGTTCCGCTGTTCGTGCACAACGGCAAGGCGCCGGATGCCCAGACGGTCTGCCAGAAGCTGCAGGCCATGGACAAGCACTACGCCTTCATCGTCGACGAGAAGAACAACTTCCGTGGCTCCATCAGCCTGGAAAAGATCGCCCTGCTGGTAGAGGGCGGCCGGACCCTGGATCTGGAGCAGAGCCTGCTCAAGCACATCGATCCGGTACCGGAAGACCTGCCACTCGACAGCGTCATCCAGCGCCTGGTGATAAACGAAGGGCCGATCCCGGTGGTCGACCAGAGTGGCCGCTATAGCGGCGCGATCAGCAAAGGCCGCCTGCTGAGCCGCCTGCGGGGAGAATGA
- a CDS encoding ABC transporter permease, translated as MSEKLDLGSWVNDVVQHLLENYSGAFESVGNVVSGFSELIERFLLWPPAWVIIAVFVGLGFWRIGAKFAVFTAVSLILIVMTGFWEQTVVTLGLTFSSTLISLLLGIPLGIWAAKSERVAYVIRPVLDFMQTMPAFVYLIPAAMLFGLGRVPGIIATVIFAMPPAVRLTALGIRQVNKEIVEAGQSFGCTSWQLLYKVQLPNAMPSIMAGVNQTIMMALSMVIIASMVGAGGLGNDVLASIQRLDIGLGFESGMAVVLLAIILDRITESFGTRQTATRGRVFGRLGARLQRQQAH; from the coding sequence ATGAGCGAGAAACTGGATCTTGGCAGCTGGGTGAATGACGTCGTCCAGCACCTGCTCGAAAACTACAGTGGCGCCTTCGAAAGCGTCGGCAATGTGGTCAGCGGCTTCTCCGAGCTGATCGAGCGCTTCCTGCTCTGGCCGCCGGCCTGGGTAATCATCGCCGTGTTCGTGGGCCTCGGCTTCTGGCGCATCGGCGCCAAGTTCGCGGTCTTCACCGCGGTTTCGCTGATCCTGATCGTGATGACCGGGTTCTGGGAACAGACCGTGGTCACCCTCGGCCTGACCTTCTCCTCGACCCTGATCAGCCTGCTGCTCGGCATTCCGCTGGGCATCTGGGCCGCCAAGAGCGAGCGCGTGGCCTATGTGATCCGTCCGGTGCTGGACTTCATGCAGACCATGCCTGCGTTCGTTTACCTGATCCCGGCGGCGATGCTCTTCGGCCTGGGCCGTGTGCCCGGCATCATCGCCACCGTGATCTTCGCCATGCCTCCGGCGGTGCGCCTGACCGCGCTGGGTATCCGCCAGGTGAACAAGGAAATCGTCGAAGCCGGCCAATCCTTCGGCTGCACCAGTTGGCAGCTGCTATACAAAGTGCAGCTGCCGAACGCCATGCCGTCGATCATGGCCGGCGTGAACCAGACCATCATGATGGCGTTGTCCATGGTGATCATCGCGTCGATGGTCGGCGCCGGTGGCCTGGGTAACGACGTGCTCGCCAGTATCCAGCGCCTGGACATCGGCCTGGGCTTCGAAAGCGGCATGGCAGTGGTACTGCTGGCAATCATTCTCGACCGTATCACCGAAAGCTTCGGCACCCGCCAGACCGCGACTCGTGGTCGCGTTTTCGGTCGACTCGGCGCCAGATTGCAGCGGCAGCAAGCGCACTAA
- the etfA gene encoding electron transfer flavoprotein subunit alpha: protein MSDIIRRDPRAEWIARNRLHPLHAAMQTQGQTSWMGPNGLIRKNPHAAAAGFVGPNGIKRIDRSGAQQGTAGKRSAASEVVQLPLHVIEQPAFHICVVPDMVGGRLSSHDKDLLGLANKLAGSEGAVVAVLFGEDKESAFDTAGVDRILRIAGDEFEGYSPEARVLALSAVESQLAPRHWLLPDSRTGGGELGRRLAAKLGERPATRVWQVANEQATGRAGAGREDLVRQVPRLILAAAECAEPVSETRHEARALELAAGIAHSLPRIEDLGPVAVDPAQIPMAEAEFILSGGNGVKDWALFHEAAGALGATEGASRVAVDDGFMPRNRQVGATGTWVTARVYLAVGISGAIQHLQGIGACDKVVAVNMDPGCDMIKRADLSVIGDSGAILAALIQLATEYRQGGARDAA, encoded by the coding sequence ATGAGCGACATCATCCGCCGCGACCCGCGCGCCGAGTGGATCGCCCGCAACCGCCTGCACCCGCTGCATGCCGCCATGCAGACCCAGGGGCAGACGAGCTGGATGGGCCCCAACGGCCTGATCCGCAAGAATCCCCACGCCGCGGCAGCGGGCTTCGTCGGCCCCAACGGCATCAAGCGTATCGACCGCAGCGGTGCCCAGCAGGGCACCGCTGGCAAGCGCAGCGCGGCCAGCGAAGTGGTGCAGCTGCCCCTGCACGTGATCGAACAACCGGCCTTCCACATCTGCGTGGTGCCGGACATGGTCGGCGGCCGTCTCTCCAGCCACGACAAGGACCTCCTGGGCCTGGCCAACAAGCTGGCCGGCAGTGAAGGCGCGGTGGTCGCCGTGCTCTTCGGCGAAGACAAGGAATCCGCCTTCGATACCGCGGGCGTGGACCGCATCCTGCGCATCGCAGGGGACGAGTTCGAAGGCTACTCGCCAGAAGCTCGCGTGCTGGCCCTGAGCGCGGTGGAAAGCCAGCTGGCACCGCGCCACTGGCTGCTGCCCGACAGCCGCACCGGTGGTGGCGAACTGGGCCGCCGCCTGGCCGCGAAGCTGGGCGAACGCCCGGCCACACGCGTCTGGCAGGTCGCCAATGAACAGGCCACAGGTCGTGCCGGTGCAGGCCGCGAGGACCTGGTACGCCAGGTGCCGCGCCTGATCCTGGCCGCCGCCGAATGCGCCGAGCCGGTCAGCGAGACCCGTCACGAAGCCCGTGCCCTGGAGCTGGCAGCCGGCATCGCCCACAGCCTGCCGCGCATCGAGGACCTCGGTCCGGTGGCCGTGGACCCGGCGCAAATCCCCATGGCCGAAGCGGAGTTCATCCTCTCTGGCGGCAACGGGGTGAAGGACTGGGCACTGTTCCACGAAGCGGCCGGCGCCCTCGGCGCCACCGAAGGTGCTTCCCGCGTGGCGGTGGACGACGGCTTCATGCCGCGCAACCGCCAGGTGGGCGCGACGGGTACCTGGGTCACTGCGCGCGTCTACCTCGCGGTGGGCATCTCCGGCGCGATCCAGCACCTGCAAGGCATCGGCGCTTGCGACAAGGTAGTGGCGGTGAACATGGACCCGGGCTGCGACATGATCAAGCGCGCCGATCTCTCGGTGATCGGCGACTCCGGCGCCATTCTCGCGGCGTTGATCCAGCTGGCCACCGAATACCGTCAGGGAGGGGCACGCGATGCCGCATGA
- a CDS encoding L-serine ammonia-lyase, which translates to MAISVFDLFKIGIGPSSSHTVGPMRAAALFATALRERGLLAQVKRVEVRLYGSLSATGVGHGTDRATLVGLMGEWPDQVDPKQIAPRIEALKASRELLLDGSHPVAFDWQRDLLLLEENLPYHPNAMTLMVEGEGGELHRDTYYSIGGGFVVDEAQAKSGQLDQDATELPYDFSSAQELLELCQRHDLRISELMLANEKAWRSEAEIRAGLLKLWDAMQECVRNGLGEEGILPGGLNVRRRAAKLHRSLQELGKPNVIGSTMSAMEWVNLYALAVNEENAAGGRMVTAPTNGAAGIIPAVLHYYMRFNPEATDDDVVHFFLGAAAVGILCKKNASISGAEVGCQGEVGSACAMAAAGLAEVLGATPAQLENAAEIGLEHNLGLTCDPVGGLVQVPCIERNAIAAVKAINAAQMALRGDGEHFISLDRVIRTMRDTGADMHDKYKETSRGGLAVSAIEC; encoded by the coding sequence GTGGCTATCAGCGTGTTCGACCTGTTCAAGATCGGTATCGGCCCTTCCAGCTCGCACACCGTGGGGCCGATGCGGGCGGCGGCGCTGTTCGCCACGGCGCTGCGCGAGCGCGGCCTGCTGGCGCAGGTGAAACGGGTGGAAGTACGCCTGTATGGCTCGCTGTCGGCCACCGGCGTTGGCCACGGCACCGACCGCGCCACCCTGGTGGGGCTGATGGGTGAATGGCCGGACCAGGTCGACCCGAAACAGATCGCCCCGCGCATCGAGGCGCTGAAGGCATCCCGCGAACTGCTGCTGGACGGCAGCCACCCGGTGGCCTTCGACTGGCAGCGCGACCTGCTGCTGCTGGAAGAGAACCTGCCGTATCACCCCAACGCCATGACCCTGATGGTCGAAGGCGAAGGCGGTGAACTGCATCGCGACACCTACTACTCCATCGGTGGTGGCTTCGTTGTCGACGAGGCCCAGGCGAAGTCCGGGCAACTGGATCAGGACGCCACCGAACTGCCTTACGACTTCTCCAGTGCCCAAGAGCTGCTGGAACTCTGCCAGCGCCACGACCTGCGCATCTCCGAACTGATGCTGGCCAACGAGAAGGCCTGGCGCAGCGAGGCGGAGATCCGTGCCGGGCTGCTGAAGCTGTGGGACGCCATGCAGGAATGCGTACGCAACGGTCTGGGCGAGGAAGGCATCCTTCCCGGCGGGCTCAACGTGCGTCGTCGTGCGGCCAAGCTGCACCGCAGCCTGCAGGAGCTGGGCAAGCCGAACGTGATCGGCTCGACCATGAGCGCCATGGAGTGGGTGAATCTCTACGCCCTGGCGGTGAACGAGGAGAACGCCGCCGGCGGGCGCATGGTCACCGCCCCGACCAATGGCGCGGCGGGGATCATCCCGGCGGTGCTGCACTACTACATGCGCTTCAATCCCGAGGCGACCGACGACGACGTGGTGCATTTCTTCCTCGGCGCCGCCGCCGTCGGCATCCTGTGCAAGAAGAACGCTTCGATCTCCGGTGCCGAAGTCGGCTGCCAGGGTGAAGTCGGCTCGGCCTGCGCCATGGCCGCCGCCGGGCTGGCGGAAGTGCTGGGGGCCACCCCGGCGCAGCTGGAGAACGCCGCCGAGATCGGCCTTGAACACAACCTTGGACTCACCTGCGACCCGGTGGGCGGCCTGGTGCAGGTGCCGTGCATCGAGCGCAACGCAATTGCCGCGGTGAAGGCGATCAACGCGGCGCAGATGGCGCTGCGTGGCGACGGCGAACACTTCATCTCGCTGGACCGGGTGATCCGCACCATGCGCGACACCGGCGCCGACATGCACGACAAGTACAAGGAAACCTCGCGCGGTGGCCTGGCGGTCAGCGCCATCGAGTGCTGA
- a CDS encoding choline ABC transporter substrate-binding protein, with translation MTRPTIPLLATTLLAVSLFSTQATLAATDPERCSTVHFADVGWSDITVTTAVTRHVLAELGYVTKVKRLSVPDTYKALGEGKIDVFLGNWMPSMENDIRPYRENGTVETLGANLVGAKYTLAVNQAAWDGGLKSFADLAKFKEQLGGKIYGIEPGNDGNKLIGKMIKENAFNLGDFKLVESSESGMLSQVKRAEHLNQWAVFLGWEPHPMNNQLNMHYLAGGDDWFGPDYGGATVYTNVRKGLTQECPNLGRLLKNLKFSLAMENHLMEAILNQSTNRRREAKAWLKANPDTLTAWLQGVTARDGGPLPTALTQLEAP, from the coding sequence ATGACTCGACCCACTATTCCCCTGCTGGCAACGACGCTGCTGGCCGTATCTCTTTTCAGCACCCAGGCGACCCTCGCCGCCACCGACCCAGAGCGCTGTTCCACCGTGCATTTTGCCGACGTCGGCTGGAGCGACATTACTGTCACCACCGCCGTCACCCGTCATGTGCTAGCCGAGCTCGGCTACGTCACCAAGGTCAAGCGCCTGTCGGTGCCGGACACCTACAAGGCCCTCGGCGAAGGAAAGATCGATGTGTTCCTCGGCAACTGGATGCCGAGCATGGAAAACGACATCCGCCCCTATCGGGAGAACGGCACGGTAGAAACCCTGGGGGCCAACCTCGTCGGCGCCAAGTACACCCTGGCGGTCAACCAGGCGGCCTGGGACGGCGGCCTGAAGAGCTTCGCCGACCTGGCCAAGTTCAAGGAACAGCTGGGCGGCAAGATCTACGGCATCGAGCCCGGCAACGACGGCAACAAACTGATCGGCAAGATGATCAAGGAGAACGCCTTCAACCTCGGCGACTTCAAACTGGTGGAGTCCAGCGAAAGCGGCATGCTGTCCCAGGTCAAGCGTGCCGAGCACCTCAACCAGTGGGCGGTCTTCCTCGGTTGGGAACCGCACCCGATGAACAATCAGCTGAACATGCATTACCTGGCCGGCGGCGATGACTGGTTCGGCCCGGATTACGGCGGCGCCACCGTCTATACCAATGTGCGCAAGGGCCTGACCCAGGAGTGCCCCAACCTCGGACGACTGCTGAAGAACCTCAAATTCAGCCTGGCCATGGAGAACCACCTGATGGAGGCCATACTTAACCAGAGCACCAACCGCAGGCGCGAAGCGAAGGCCTGGCTGAAAGCCAATCCCGACACGCTGACCGCCTGGCTGCAGGGCGTCACCGCGCGTGACGGCGGTCCCCTGCCGACAGCACTTACGCAGTTGGAAGCGCCGTGA
- the dgcB gene encoding dimethylglycine demethylation protein DgcB, which produces MLNTLLPILLFAALGLAVLGAAKRFFMWRRGRPSKVDWIGGLMKMPRRYLVDLHHVVERDKYMSKTHVATAGGFVLSAVLAIAVHGFGLHSRILGFALLAATVLMFVGALFVAKRRLDPPSRLSKGPWMRLPKSLLMFAASFFIATLPAAGILPEGFGGWFLAGILAIGVAWGVSELFLGMTWGGPMKHAFAGALHLAWHRRAERFGGGRSTGLKALDLEDPNAPLGVEKPTDFTWNQLLGFDACVQCGKCEAVCPAFAAGQPLNPKKLIQDMVIGLAGGDDAKFAGSPYPGIPLGEHAGGPHQPIVVQGGKGLVEADTLWSCTTCRACVEECPMMIEHVDAIVDMRRHLTLEKGSTPNKGAEVLENLIATDNPGGFAPGGRLNWAADLNLPLMSEKKQAEVLFWVGDGAFDMRNQRTLRAFVKVLKAANVDFAVLGLEERDSGDVARRLGDEATFQTLAKRNIATLNQYKFKRIVSCDPHSFHVLKNEYGALGGHYEVLHHSTYINELMQRGSLNLGQHKGGSVTYHDPCYLGRYNGEYEAPRAVLKAIGIEVKEMQRSGFRSRCCGGGGGAPITDIPGKQRIPDMRMVDIKETGAELVAVGCPQCTAMLEGVVAPRPEIKDIAELVADVLIEVPVEAKKPSAAKAAVEVA; this is translated from the coding sequence ATGCTGAACACCCTTCTTCCCATCCTGCTCTTCGCCGCCCTCGGCCTTGCCGTGCTGGGCGCCGCGAAGCGCTTCTTCATGTGGCGCCGGGGCCGACCCTCCAAGGTCGACTGGATCGGCGGCCTGATGAAGATGCCGCGCCGCTACCTGGTGGACCTGCACCATGTGGTCGAGCGCGACAAGTACATGTCCAAGACCCACGTGGCCACCGCCGGTGGCTTCGTGCTGTCGGCCGTGCTGGCGATCGCGGTGCACGGCTTCGGCCTGCACAGCCGGATCCTCGGCTTCGCCCTGCTGGCCGCCACCGTGCTGATGTTCGTTGGCGCCCTCTTCGTCGCCAAGCGCCGTCTCGATCCGCCGTCCCGCCTGTCCAAGGGCCCGTGGATGCGCCTGCCGAAGAGCCTGCTGATGTTCGCGGCGAGCTTCTTCATCGCCACCCTGCCGGCGGCCGGCATCCTGCCGGAAGGCTTCGGCGGCTGGTTCCTCGCCGGCATCCTCGCCATTGGCGTGGCCTGGGGCGTGTCCGAGCTGTTCCTCGGCATGACCTGGGGCGGCCCGATGAAGCACGCCTTCGCCGGCGCCCTGCACCTGGCCTGGCACCGCCGCGCCGAGCGCTTCGGCGGTGGCCGCTCCACCGGCCTCAAGGCACTGGACCTGGAAGATCCCAACGCCCCGCTGGGCGTGGAGAAACCCACTGATTTCACCTGGAACCAGCTGCTCGGCTTCGACGCCTGCGTGCAGTGCGGCAAGTGCGAGGCCGTGTGCCCGGCGTTCGCCGCCGGCCAGCCGCTGAATCCGAAGAAGCTGATCCAGGACATGGTCATCGGCCTGGCCGGTGGCGACGACGCCAAGTTCGCCGGCAGCCCCTATCCGGGCATCCCGCTGGGCGAGCACGCCGGCGGCCCGCACCAGCCGATCGTGGTCCAGGGCGGCAAGGGCCTGGTGGAAGCGGACACCCTGTGGTCCTGCACCACCTGCCGTGCCTGCGTCGAGGAATGCCCGATGATGATCGAGCACGTCGACGCCATCGTCGACATGCGTCGCCACCTGACCCTGGAGAAGGGCTCCACCCCGAACAAGGGGGCCGAGGTGCTGGAAAACCTGATCGCCACCGACAACCCCGGCGGTTTCGCACCCGGCGGGCGCCTGAACTGGGCGGCGGACCTGAACCTGCCGCTGATGAGCGAGAAAAAGCAGGCCGAAGTGCTGTTCTGGGTCGGCGATGGTGCCTTCGACATGCGCAACCAGCGCACCCTGCGCGCCTTCGTCAAAGTCCTGAAAGCCGCCAACGTCGACTTCGCCGTACTCGGCCTGGAAGAACGCGACAGTGGCGACGTGGCCCGCCGCCTGGGTGACGAAGCCACCTTCCAGACCCTGGCCAAGCGCAACATCGCCACCCTCAACCAGTACAAGTTCAAGCGCATCGTCAGCTGCGACCCGCACAGCTTCCACGTGCTGAAGAACGAGTACGGCGCCCTGGGCGGCCATTACGAAGTCCTGCACCATAGCACCTACATCAACGAACTGATGCAGCGCGGCAGCCTGAATCTGGGCCAGCACAAGGGCGGCAGCGTGACCTACCACGACCCGTGCTACCTGGGCCGCTACAACGGCGAGTACGAAGCCCCGCGCGCCGTGCTCAAGGCCATCGGCATCGAAGTGAAGGAAATGCAGCGTTCGGGCTTCCGCTCCCGTTGCTGTGGCGGCGGCGGCGGCGCGCCGATCACCGACATCCCCGGCAAGCAGCGGATTCCCGACATGCGCATGGTGGACATCAAGGAAACCGGCGCGGAGCTCGTGGCCGTGGGCTGCCCGCAGTGCACCGCAATGCTCGAAGGCGTGGTCGCCCCGCGCCCGGAGATCAAGGACATCGCCGAACTGGTGGCGGATGTGCTGATCGAGGTGCCGGTGGAAGCAAAAAAGCCGTCGGCGGCTAAAGCTGCCGTGGAGGTGGCGTGA
- the etfB gene encoding electron transfer flavoprotein subunit beta encodes MPHDALKIVSLVSIGAHPTSGRARRADQDARAVELGLRLAGPRLRVVHAGNPREEALRAYLGMGLDELIVLEQGPQDDALPPLGDFLRESGAQLVLTGSQAETGEGSGMLPYLLAERLGWPLVVGLAEVEKVDNGVAQVLQALPRGQRRRLKVRLPFVACVDNAAPTARQSAFGPARRGRIEAEDVELVEDVLFAEAQLQPARPRPKRLKVIKAKTGAERMKAATAKASGGGGQVLKDVSPQAGAEAIFKLLLEEGVLR; translated from the coding sequence ATGCCGCATGACGCACTGAAGATCGTCAGCCTGGTTTCCATCGGCGCGCACCCCACCTCGGGCCGCGCGCGCCGCGCCGACCAGGATGCCCGCGCCGTCGAACTCGGCCTGCGCCTGGCCGGCCCGCGCCTGCGCGTGGTGCATGCCGGCAATCCCCGGGAAGAAGCCCTGCGCGCCTACCTGGGCATGGGCCTGGATGAACTGATCGTCCTTGAACAGGGCCCGCAGGACGACGCCCTGCCCCCGCTGGGCGACTTCCTCCGCGAAAGCGGCGCCCAGCTGGTGCTCACCGGCAGCCAGGCGGAAACCGGCGAAGGTTCGGGCATGCTGCCCTACCTGCTGGCCGAACGCCTGGGCTGGCCACTGGTGGTGGGCCTGGCCGAGGTGGAAAAGGTGGACAACGGCGTGGCCCAGGTCCTGCAGGCCCTGCCACGCGGCCAGCGCCGCCGGTTGAAGGTGCGCCTGCCCTTCGTCGCCTGCGTCGACAACGCCGCGCCCACGGCCCGCCAGAGCGCCTTCGGCCCTGCCCGACGCGGGCGCATCGAAGCCGAAGACGTGGAGCTGGTGGAGGATGTATTGTTCGCCGAGGCCCAGTTGCAACCGGCTCGCCCACGGCCCAAGCGGCTCAAGGTGATCAAGGCCAAGACCGGCGCCGAACGGATGAAGGCGGCGACCGCCAAGGCATCCGGCGGTGGCGGCCAGGTACTCAAGGACGTCTCGCCGCAGGCGGGCGCCGAAGCTATCTTCAAACTGTTGCTGGAAGAAGGTGTGCTGCGCTGA
- the gbdR gene encoding choline metabolism transcriptional regulator GbdR: MSQFNQGAQPQNRVPQSIGFLLLDNFTLISLASAVEPLRMANHLSGRELYRWYTLSQDARPVSASDGLQITPDSGLDNAPALDAVIVCGGVDIQHSVSREHVQWLQSQSRQGRQLGAVCTGSWALAKAGLLDGFECSVHWECLAAMQEAFPRAGISTRLFSIDRNRNTSSGGTAPMDMMLHLIAREHGRELAAAISEMFIYERIRNEQDHQRVPLKHMLGTNQPKLQEIVALMEANLEEPIDLDELACYVDVSRRQLERLFQKYLHCSPSRYYLKLRLIRARQLLKQTAMSIIEVASVCGFVSTPHFSKCYREYFGIPPRDERAGQNANVVALMPVPDELVRNAPSTAGVALTRAQGESTFASVRVV, encoded by the coding sequence ATGTCACAGTTCAACCAAGGGGCTCAACCCCAGAACCGTGTTCCCCAGTCCATCGGTTTCCTGCTGCTGGATAACTTCACCCTGATTTCCCTGGCATCCGCGGTCGAGCCGCTGCGCATGGCCAACCATCTCTCCGGCCGCGAACTCTATCGCTGGTACACGCTCAGCCAGGACGCTCGCCCGGTCAGCGCCAGCGACGGCCTGCAAATCACCCCCGACAGCGGCCTGGACAACGCGCCGGCGCTGGACGCCGTGATCGTCTGCGGCGGCGTCGACATCCAGCACAGCGTCAGCCGTGAACACGTGCAATGGCTGCAGTCCCAGTCCCGCCAGGGCCGTCAGTTGGGCGCCGTGTGCACCGGCAGCTGGGCGCTGGCCAAGGCCGGCCTGCTCGACGGTTTCGAATGCAGCGTGCACTGGGAGTGCCTGGCGGCCATGCAGGAGGCCTTCCCGCGCGCCGGCATCAGCACCCGCCTGTTCTCCATCGACCGCAATCGCAACACCTCCTCCGGCGGCACCGCGCCGATGGACATGATGCTGCACCTGATCGCCCGTGAGCACGGTCGCGAACTGGCCGCCGCCATCTCCGAGATGTTCATCTACGAGCGCATCCGCAACGAGCAGGACCACCAGCGCGTGCCGCTCAAGCACATGCTCGGCACCAACCAGCCGAAGCTGCAGGAAATCGTGGCGCTGATGGAAGCCAACCTGGAGGAGCCCATCGACCTCGACGAACTGGCCTGCTATGTCGACGTTTCGCGCCGCCAGCTGGAGCGCCTGTTCCAGAAATACCTGCACTGCTCGCCGTCGCGTTACTACCTGAAGCTGCGCCTGATCCGCGCACGCCAGCTGCTGAAGCAGACCGCCATGTCCATCATCGAGGTGGCGTCGGTGTGCGGCTTCGTTTCCACCCCGCACTTCTCCAAGTGCTACCGCGAGTATTTCGGCATTCCGCCGCGTGACGAGCGTGCCGGCCAGAACGCCAACGTGGTGGCCTTGATGCCGGTGCCGGACGAGCTGGTGCGCAACGCGCCGTCCACCGCCGGCGTAGCCCTGACCCGCGCCCAGGGCGAGTCCACCTTCGCCAGCGTGCGGGTGGTGTGA